In Rhinolophus ferrumequinum isolate MPI-CBG mRhiFer1 chromosome 3, mRhiFer1_v1.p, whole genome shotgun sequence, the DNA window AGCAAAAGTACAGTCATTAACTCCAGACCCAGACCACTTGTGTTCAAAATCTGGCACTGTCGGCCTCATTTTAAAGTTGGGtagctgagacccagagaggtgaattgacttgcctaaggtcaaaCAGTCAGAAAATGCAGAGCTGGGTTTTCCTGTCCCAAATCCAAAACTTAAAGAGTTTTTTCAGTGgaactttctttcctttatgaaGGTCTAAGGGCTTGGGGCACTTGAGCCCTCTGCCAGGACACAAGAACTCAGGATTGTGCAGTGACCGCCCCTCTCCTTCATACCAAGGCTGAATTTAAGGAAAAACCTATCCCCATCCAGCCCGTGTCTGGCTCTGAACCGTAAGAGGTGTGTGGCATCCCCTTTGGCCACATGAGGTCAGTATTGAGTTGCCCACTGCTTCCAGCACCTGGCATTGACAGGAAATCCCATCTGGGGAAACTTCAGGAATGGGGAGAGGGACCATGCATTGTCATCTGCAAAGATGGCCTGGGGTCTTTGACTCGGGCCACAGCAGAGTCAGAACCCTGATTTCGCTTCTTCAGCCCCAGTCTTCTCTGAGGCTGGGCCCCTCTgatcctcttctctctctgctgtgTTTTCTACTTTCCTTAGTTGTGCCCCCACTCCCAGCCAGACTCATTGTCTGGAAAGAGGCCCGGTTGCCATGGTGACCAGCTGGTCAGCTGGCTCCTTACAACCCCCCTCTTTTCACCCCTTTTTTCCCTGGAAGGGTAATGTATGTGAATGGAGAAAAGGGGGTAGTCTTTTATCTCTTGGAAGCTCCGGGGTTGGCCAAAAGGAGTTGGGCTATCTATCTCTCTTCCAAAGGCCCCCCGAagtgaggaagggaaggcagggcGGGTGGGGGACAGAAGAAAGATTATAACAATACTAAATGGGGAGGGTGAGAAGCCTATCTGGGTTAGGAAAGGGCAGGGTTAGGACCTCGGCTCTCTGTCTGCGGTGAGGACTGAACTAGGTGGAAGGGGGTAAAACCAGAAGTAGAGGGGTTGGAGTGAGCTGTGAAGCAGGACTTCCCCAAAAGCATGGGTGGGCGACATTTGAATGAGCCACCCAGTGAAATTCCTCCTCTGCCCTGGGAGTGAAGAACCGCTGCCTCTTCAGGAGTGTACCCTTCTTCTGTTAGGGCAGGGAGGATGGACACACTGACCTGGGGAGGAACACACAGGCTGGATAGTTCTGAAGCAATAGGCAGAGAGTCACCTTCACCTGGCCTGGTAAGGGAACAGTAGGAAAATGGAGGCAGGACCaggagtggggtgtgtgtggggggacgATGGAGGGTGGTTCAGGTAGTGGTCCTTCTGCCCCAGATGACGGGCAGGACCATCCCAGCAGTCAGTGTACTTGCCAGATATCCAGGCTTTGCCTCAAGCTAACTTTCTGCTCCCTGACATCCCCATGGACTTTTGAATGGGAAAGATACGGATTCTACAACTACCTCTGTGAGTACGAGCAGGTGACCTTAAGTCATtcaccctccctctgcctccatgCCTTAAGGGTAATCGGGCAACAGTTACTATATGTTAAAGACTCCGATGTAGCACATGACACACAGAAGGATTCCCCGGTGTCTGTGCACACATCTATCACGCATAGCCTTTATCTAATTCTATCATAATGATTGGTTTCCATGTCCCCTCTTCCCATTTAGGCTGTGCTCCCTGAGGGTAGGATATGTGTGTTTCATTTCTGAACAGAGCACAGAGTGGTTACCCAACACCTATTCATTGAGTGGATGCATCCAGGAATGAAAGAATGTGTTTCCTTTCTGCCTGTCTGAGGGGCGGCAGGGAAAAGCAGTGCCGGTGGATGGCACGAAGGGGTAGTCCCTCAGCCTGGCCTATGGTTTGTGACACTGCCTCCTATATCCACAGAAGGTTAGAGCCTTAGAGATTATCCAGTCAACTTCCTCactgcacagatgaggaaactaaggctcagagaggggaaggcatttacccaaggtcacataactagttAATGGAAGAACAAGGATTAAGAATTAGAACTCAGGTTTCCTGATCTCCAGCCTTGGGCAATGTACACACTTTGCTTCTCTGGGGCTCTTCTTCTAGGAAAGGAAGATGGTTCCATGAAGGCTGGTTCCAATgtcctcctctctgccctctgtTAGTCCTTTCTCACATCTAGGTTCAATCCTTTCCCTTTCACCCTATTCCATCCTGGTTCAGTTGGGTCTGGCCTCTGAAGACTGGCTCCTGCCTTAACCCTTTACCACCCAACTGGGAGTAAGGATCTTCCTGGGGTTCCACGACTCAATTTCCTCTTCCCATCCTCAGCCCCAGGAATTTGAGGGAACCAAGAATGGGGAGGTATGTACGTTGAACCGCCTGCGCGCCCCCTCCACGGAGAATAGGAGGAAAGGAGTTATGGCATAGATCTTCCTAGGATGGTGGTGGAGTGtgggagtgtgagtgtgtgagtgtgtgtgcgtgtgtgtgtgtgtgtgtgtgtacacgcgcgTGCGCACACGTGTGTGCCGCGTAGTTAGCAGAGCTGAGAGTGGGGAAGGGGTGCGGGGAGCCCCTGTTGCTTCTCTTCTTTGGGGGTGGTTATTAGGTAGGCTTGGGGAAGGCGGAGtttggggggctgggggcggggctccTGCTCTGCGAGGAAGGGGGGGCGCGCTGGCTTCGGTTCCGCTCAGACAAAAGGCGGCGGCGGGAGCGGGCGGGAGGCGGAGCGGCGCCGCGAGGGCCTCAAGGTGACATCTGCCCCCGGCCCCGGCCACCCCCCGGCCCAGCCCCCCAGCCCGCCTCCCCACCCCGAGCCCCTACACCCTTACCCCCGGTGCCCTTTCCAGGTCCCCTCCCcccggcggggggtggggagcagcgagggccccgccccctcctgtcccctccccagggcccGCGCAGGATGCCCCCGGCCCCCGGCAGCCCCCCGGGAGGCCTTGAGCTCGACGCGCCCCCTCTACGCCATGTCCCCCCCTGGCTCGGCCGCGGGAGAGAgcgccggcggcggcggcggcggtggcggcccCGGGGTCCCGGAGGAGCCCACAGCGGCGGCGGACGAGGGCCCCGCCCGAGAGGAGGTGAGAGCCGGAGGCGCCCCTTCCCCGGGAGCGGCTGCAGTctggccccctcccccatcccccgcCGCGCGCGGCCCCCGCCGGTTCCGCCGCAACGCGGCCGGCGCCCCGCACCCCGAGCCGGCCGCCGCAGCCGCAGTCCGGCGCTGCTACCCCAACACAGAGGCCGGAGCTGTCCACGGTGGCGGGGAAGGGGCCGCGCCGGGGGCGGGGCTCGGGGGtcctgggcagggggaggggcctaggGCGGAGCCTCGCGGACCCTGGGCGGATGGGGGTAGAGAAGGTGAGAGGGATCCTAGCTCGAGGAGGGGATGCTATGTTGAAGGCCAGAAAGGGTGACTTGTAGGGGCTATAGAGGCAGGAGTGCCAGGGCCAAATGGTGGTGTTACCCGAGCTGGGGTCCTAAGAAGGTCAAATGTGTACAGAGGTGAGGCACCCCCGTcactgggagtgtgtgtgtgtgtgtgggggggtgcaaCTCTCTCTCCCAATGTCCATGCAGCTCCCCCAGGGGGCCCTTAGCCCAGGAATCCTTCAGAGTGTTGGTACTAAGCATATCCCTAGTTAGGAGGCCTTACTCTTCAGTCCTCTGAACCTTAAGACAAAGAGACTGAGGAAAGTACCAGGAACACCCCCATTTGCCATGCACACTCATGCACACTCAtgcacactcatgcacacacatgcacactgcaCTAGGGCAGAAGCACACAGGCAGACGGGCCTGCAGGTAGGGCCCCTTTCAGATATGCTCTCATTGGGACAAGTGCACACCCAGGTAGTTGCACAAATATACACGCCCCCCCAAAGACAAGGTTCCCTGAAAGGCTCATGTACCCTAATCGGGTTTGTTTATGCCATGTACTATTTCCTAGCCCACCTATCTCTCTGAACTTCCAGATCTTTCCTTTAATTTCACACCAGGTCCAGGACCCACTGCTTGTTACTGTGCCCTTCCTTCAtacccttttctcccttcccctggcTAGCCTCCAGGTCAGGCCCTGGGAATTGAAGGAATGAGTGAGGATCTCAGTGGGAGGGTATGTGCAGGGTTCCTAAAGCTAGACAGCAGGGAGGAGGAGTGGGAAGGCCCAGACACAGCCAGAAATCCAACTGAATACCCAACTGTTAAGTGGCTACTGGGTGCCAGCACCATGGCAGGCAGCCAAGGTGCAAAGTGGATGGTGCCCTGCCCTTAGGAGCACCCAATCTGGTGGTAGAGCCAGACATGTAAACAAGTCACTGAACGTACCAAGTGCTTTAACAGGCTAACAGGCCCTGGGCGAGCACCAAAAAGTGCCTTTTTTTGACAAATGGCTGGGCTGCAAACCTCTTCCTTCCTatcccccaactcccaccccacatcccctctccccagccacaGGCCTCTGCCCTCCTAGGTATCTCCCCTGGCACTGCCTTCTGCTCAGGGAcaccagccccctccctttcATTTGAGAACAGGGGAAGGGTGTTAGGGTGCAGGAAGGGAGACTCACAGGAGGCCTGGGGTCCACAATGTGGGGAGACAGGGCCTGGGGTTTCCAAAGGAGGTAGGAGGCTAATTGTCTGTGAGGGACACAGAGGTGTATGGGTCAAAGAGGAGTGGTTCCTTCAGAACGTAGGACTGAAAACATCTGGAAGAAGGGAGGGCCCCATTTGAGAAGTGGGAAGGTGATGTCGGTGGAACTCCTGAAGGGGTCCGGGCTGGGGACCTGCCTTTGCTGATGCCTGTCTGTCCTCCCCTGTCTTCCCCATCCGCCTTCTCCTGTTTCATTGCCATCTTTGTGTCTTTGGACTCTTGTTTCTCACGTGCCATCCTATACATCTGTGTCTCCTCTGCCACCTGggccttttccctccttttctggcTTGGATCCCTTTCTGTTTCTTGGGGTGTCTTTCTCTTTGTACTTCCCTATCCTGGCATTCTGTTCCCTTTTCCTGTCCCTGTGGCTCACTCTGGATCACTTCTGTGTTTCTCTCTGAACCTGGGCCCCCCTCTCTCCACATTCCTGTCTCTGTCATCTCTGGTGCTGGCCTCTACCCCTCCATCCCTGCACCCATCTCTGTGCTGGGTCCTGCCGCTCGGTCTCACTCACTTCCCTCTCATCTCGGCCCCTTTCCCTGCCCCTCTGAGCAGCAGCGTCCCATCCAGCCCTCTTTCACCAAGTCCCTCTGCCGTGAGTCCCACTGGAAGTGCCTGCTGCTCTCCCTGCTCATGTACGGCTGCCTGGGGGCCGTGGCCTGGTGCCATGTCACCACAGTGACCCGCCTCACCTTCAGCAGCGCCTACCAGGGCAACAGCCTCATGTACCACGACAGCCCCTGCTCCAACGGCTATGTCTACATCCCCCTGGCCTTCCTGCTCATGCTGTATGCTGTCTACCTGGTGGAGTGTTGGCACTGCCAAGCCCGCCACGAGCTGCAGCACCGTGTTGACGTGACCAGTGTTCGGGAGCGCGTGGGCCGGATGCAGCAGGCCACGCCCTGCATCTGGTGGAAGGCTATCAGCTACCACTATGTCCGCCGCACACGCCAGGTCACCCGATACCGCAATGGAGACGCCTACACCACCACCCAGGTGAGGGGCTGGAGGGGAATACAGGGCAGTCCAGAGGGGAAGGGGTGCTGGGACCCTGCCTGACTGTCCCCAGGGGTTGGAGCACAGGTACCAATGAGCTCTTGGGGGCACTGCAACAGGAGGGCAGTAACAACCATGATATAACAGCAAACACCAGGAGCCAGGCTCTAAGTACTTTACAAAAAtcgtttaatcctcataacaacccaatgaggtaggtaactattatccctgttttacagatgaggaaactgaggcatggagaggttaagtaacttgctctaAGTCAAACAGCTAGTATGTGGGggagctggatttgaacccagtcagTCTGGCTCCAGGGTTTATATGGTTTAGTGATTAGTGGTTGGAGACGGCTTCACGTGCACTCTCACAGCGTGCTCTCACCTGTTCAGTGAGGTGGCTGCTACCAAGTCCTCTTTCACAGGTAAGGAGACCTAAGCTCAGGGACTCACCCAACGTCTGCAGCTTCTACGTGGTAGTGCTAGACTCAAACCTAGGGCCCTGGATCCCAAGTCCAGGGCTCCCAGAGGTGGGGGTCAGTGGCACAAAGGTGGAAGCACGCACGGACAGTGGTGGGGGGGGATGGTCAATCAGCACTTGCCTGGTCCCTTCAGGATTAGACATATTAGagccctggaggaggagaaggaagagattttCACATATGAGCGTGACATCTGTTTCAGTACAGGGATGGGTAAAAGAAGCCCTGAGCCTGTGAGAATCAAGAGGGAGGCTGGGTGGTAACTAAGGTGGAAACGGAGACCAGAGAGCTCCTCCCCAGGGCCTATTTGGAAACATATTTGTAAAAGGAAAGAGGGGCAGGCTGTTTGTGCTGCtgagggggcaggtgggacaATGGAAGCAATGGCAAAAGGTCAGGCAAGCCAGCTGAGCAGTTCGTGGCCAGAGCCTGACTCAGAGAGGAAGCAGCgtttaattaaaattagaacgCACACAGGTAGGGATGAGATCGAGTCCTGCCCTCATCTCTTAACTCACTGATTAAACTGAGCGCCTCAGTTTCTCTATAAATCAGATGAGATGCTCCTACCCGCTGCAACCGGGATCGATCCAGGATAGGCTTCGGGTTTGACCAGGCAACAAGAGCAGCGATGGGGCGGAGGAGGGTGGGCAGACAGAAGCCACTCCCACCACCTTCCCCGGCACCGCAGGTCTACCACGAGCGTGTTAATACGCACGTGGCGGAGGCCGAATTCGACTACGCGCGTTGCGGCGTCCGCGACGTGTCCAAGGCGCTCGTGGGGCTGGAGGGCGCGCCAGCCACGCGGCTGCGCTTCACCAAGTGCTTCAGCTTTGCCAGTGTGGAGGCCGAGAACGCGTACCTGTGCCAGCGCGCGCGCTTCTTCGCCGAGAACGAGGGCCTGGACGACTACATGGAGGCACGCGAGGGCATGCACCTCAAGAACGTGGACTTCCGCGAGTTCATGGTGGCCTTCCCGGACCCGGCCAGGCCTCCGTGGTACGCCTGCTCCTCGGCCTTCTGGGCCGCGGCGCTGCTGACGCTGTCGTGGCCGCTGCGCGTGCTGGCCGAGTACCGCACGGCCTACGCGCACTACCACGTGGAGAAGCTCTTCGGTCTAGAGGGCCCGGGCTCCGCCAGCAGCGCGGGCGGCCTGAGCCCCAGCGATGAGCTGCTGCCCCCGCTCACCCACCGCCTGCCGCGGGTCAACACGGTGGACAGCACGGAGCTCGAGTGGCACATCCGCTCCAACCAGCAGCTGGTGCCCAGCTACTCGGAGGCGGTGCTCATGGATTTGGCTGGGCTGGGGGCGCGCGGCGCGGGGGGCTCGGCGGGCGGCTACACCCCCACGTGCCGCTACGGCGGGGTGGGCGGCCCCGGCGCGGCCGGCGTGGCCCCGTACCGGCGCAGCTGCGAGCACTGTCAGCGGGCGGTCAGCAGCTCGTCCATCTTCTCACGCAGCGCCCTGAGTATCTGCGCCAGCCCGCGGGCCGGCCCGGGGCCCGCCGGAGGGCCGGGCTGCGGGGGCAGCCGCTTCTCGCTCGGTCGCCTCTACGGCTCGCGGCGCAGCTGCCTGTGGCGCAGCCGGAGCGGGAGCGTCAATGAGGCGAGCTGTCCCACGGAGCAGACGCGGCTGTCGAGCCAGGCCAGCATGGGGGACGACGAGGACGAAGACGAGGAGGAAGGCGGGCCGCCGCCGCCCTACCACGATGCCCTCTACTTCCCAGTCCTCATCGTGCATCGGCAGGAGGGGTGTCTGGGCCACAGCCACCGGCCGCTGCACCGCCACGGCTCCTGCGTGGAGACCTCACTGTGACCAGCGGCCCCCGACAGGCCCGCcgtcctccctcctgcccctcgCCGGACTGTGCTCCCTGCGTGTAGCAGGGGGAGTCATGATGGCGACTGAGGCTGtactgaggggaggggagggcgcgCGGGACGGGGACGGACCGCGATGGGCTGGAGACCCCCGCCTGCCCTGTACATAAAGAGACAGATGAGTGGGAGGGGGTCGGCAGTTCCTGGAGAACCCCACCGGGGCAGAGTCCTTTCTTCCAGGCCTGCCCCTGAGTTCCTAAGGGGACACCTTCTCTTCCAACACGCACATTCGAGATTTTCCATCCAGCCTTTCAACAGATCTTCTGACTGTTATGTGGCAACTGTGATGTGGGACGGTGTTAGGCCTCACCTAGAGTGAGAGGCCCTTGCTGTGCAGCTGGGGAGGTTTAGAGGCTGCGGGAAGGGAAATCGGGGCTTTCCTTCCTCGCTGCCTGGCCCCCCTGGGGCCTCTCTCTACTGAGGGGGCGGTGGTTTAGTGAACAGCAGCAGGGCCGACTTCCAACCAGCTAATGAATTCAGTGGGTCTGAGGCCGAGGCCAGGTGTCAGCCCGGAGACTCCATCTCAAAACCGTGGAAATGTTGCTATCCTCTTCTTGGCGCTGGCCCCAAAGATCGGGGTTTCCTTTCTACCACTCCCTCCGCTGTTTATTTCACTGGGCCCCAGAGCCTGGGTCCTGGAGGGACTGTGCTCACCGCACAGACGTCACTCTCCACCCCCCTCCTGCTCCCTGGCTCTGAAGAGCTGTTGCCAgcggggaggggacagggaacGGGAGTGTACCTCAGTCCTTTCTCAGTCTTCCAGGCACGAGCCTCCTCCTCACCTGGGTTCTGGGAGGGCACTCTCTTCAGAGAGGGTGAGATCCCACCTGGGCGGCATTCCTTAAAACTG includes these proteins:
- the TMEM151B gene encoding transmembrane protein 151B, producing MSPPGSAAGESAGGGGGGGGPGVPEEPTAAADEGPAREEQRPIQPSFTKSLCRESHWKCLLLSLLMYGCLGAVAWCHVTTVTRLTFSSAYQGNSLMYHDSPCSNGYVYIPLAFLLMLYAVYLVECWHCQARHELQHRVDVTSVRERVGRMQQATPCIWWKAISYHYVRRTRQVTRYRNGDAYTTTQVYHERVNTHVAEAEFDYARCGVRDVSKALVGLEGAPATRLRFTKCFSFASVEAENAYLCQRARFFAENEGLDDYMEAREGMHLKNVDFREFMVAFPDPARPPWYACSSAFWAAALLTLSWPLRVLAEYRTAYAHYHVEKLFGLEGPGSASSAGGLSPSDELLPPLTHRLPRVNTVDSTELEWHIRSNQQLVPSYSEAVLMDLAGLGARGAGGSAGGYTPTCRYGGVGGPGAAGVAPYRRSCEHCQRAVSSSSIFSRSALSICASPRAGPGPAGGPGCGGSRFSLGRLYGSRRSCLWRSRSGSVNEASCPTEQTRLSSQASMGDDEDEDEEEGGPPPPYHDALYFPVLIVHRQEGCLGHSHRPLHRHGSCVETSL